A region of the Penicillium psychrofluorescens genome assembly, chromosome: 6 genome:
CGCAAACGCATGGAAGACTGTTATAttcactttctttcctgcaGGCAGACATCCATGTAGCTCTCTTGCATGTGACAGTGCACCCAGATCTTTTTGTGGGGTGGCTGGGTTGGTATCAGTCTATATCAACAAACCCGGACCATTTCAAAACTAAACATCCTGAATTGACTACTATGATCATGTTGCCGCCCTAGATGTTGGTAGATACTCTTTTCAATGAATAGATTTTCTGCACACATGCCTCTATTATCTCCAACTAGCGAGCGGCGGTTTGGCAAGTTCCGCTTTGACGCATGGGAGACAATAACGAGCGCAGATGTTCACTCCAGGAAATGGGATAGTTGCCTCTACTTGCGCAAGTTCACCCTCGCTTatcttccctcttcttctctttcttctttgcctttcttcttttctctcctaCAACcgcacttcttcttcccaaCCCTCTCCACTCTTCACATCTTTACCTCTCTGTATCCCTACTGATCTATTCTTACCTCTTGATCACATATCCGGGTTTCCTGCCTGATCAGAAGACGATCGTGTTCTCACTATGAGCACTTCGAAGCGTCCTACATACTTCTGCACCCGCCCTACCGGCACCTTGACTCCGCTCATTGCGATGGATGACCTGCCCGATCACGTCCACATTCGTGGTGTCCCACGCACCATAACTGTTGCGGAGACCCACGGCATGACCAGCTGTGGTGTTTCCACGGCTCGTAATGAGGCCTGGATTATTGAAGACCTCAATGTCCTTGCGGACCGTACCTACATTACCCAGGAATCCCTTATTGAGCTGCAGCGTCTGCTCAACATTATGATTACTGACCCAAATACCACCCCGAACCTGCGTGCTGCTGCCCAGAGCTTCATTTACCGTGGTATCGACCCGACGATCCCTATCGAGGGTGCTTCCAACGGCAACAACATGGTTGTGGCTCTGTCCAACGCTCCCGTTGCGCAGTCCAACGATGCAAATGGTGGAAATGGTAGCAGCAGTGCCACTGGCAGTGCCAGTGGGAATGGCAAGCACGTAAGTCTCAAACAGCTCGATACTTCGAGATGATTACCTATCTGACCTTGATACTACAGCACAACAGCAAGAAGGAGTACTGCTCGTACTGGATCCGCCACGGCGAGTGCGACTACCAGCAGCAAGGTACGTCTACCTACAAACTCTTTGATCTCTTTCCAACTGACACCCAGTCTGGCAGGTTGCCTCTACAAGCATGAGATGCCCACCGATctggccatgctggagcGTCTGGGTCTTCGCGATATCCCACGTTGGTATCGTGAGAAGTTCAATGTCCACAGCCTCCTGGGCCAGGGTGGCCCTCGTGCTCCGAACCAGACCAACGAGCAGCAGGGCAACGTCAAGGCGATTGAGTACAACCCACAGAACGCCCCTCAGAGCCCGCCTCAGACCACCTCGCAGATTATCACTGGGGATATCGTCGCCCGAGCCGTTACTAGCGTTCAGAAAATTACCAATCCCCAGCCAGCTCTCGGTGCTGGAATGATGCAGGTTTCCACCGCTCCTCCCATCGCTCCTGTTGCCCCAGTTGTCCCAGCTGCCCCCATTGACTCCAACCAACACCATGCGCCCCTCTATGTCCACACTGGACAGCATGCCGTGAGTGGACCTGCTTTCGCCAGCAGCTCGACGGCCGGTCCTTCTCAGGCCTATCCTGACGTTTCTTATCCTGATGTTGACCACTTGGCCCAGTTTGATCTGCTGACAGATCTTGATGACGAGCTGCACGCAACCACTTACGACCATGGCCCTGGTCACAGCAACTATGGCGGTTACCCTGGTGGCGCTAATGCGTCGAACACCCGTTTCTTTAACAATGACGGTATGCCTCATCCAGTTTTTAGCATAAAGTTTCTCTGGCACTAACAGACAGAGACACAGATCACTACACCCCCACCGTCTCCCAGCCCAAGCATTGGGAGAAGCGCAACTGGCGTGGCAGGGGCCGTCGTCTGTGGGATAACGAGACCAATTCTTCCAATGGTGGTGTGCAGATCAAGGACACTCGTCCCGTCGACCCATTCCGATCCCGTCCCTACTACTACCGCCACCGCAAGGTCGGCGCTTCCACCGACGGCGCTCAATCCGTTGGCTCTCCCGAGCCTCTGGAGCATCTCAGCTCCCCCATCAGCGAGCTAGTTGCCGATAGCGAGCCCCTTGACCAGAACGAGGTGCTGCACCACTGGGGTTTGATCGGTTCTCGTCGCCAGCATTTGAAGCACGATAGCAATGCCACGGTAAAGCCTGGTTCTTCGGGCTACTGCTTCATGGATGGCTCCACCGGCTCTAACTAGGCAGACCTCAACAACGTCACAACACATCTGGGTGGATCGCTTgactctttcttttgcttttgtcaTCTTTTGTTTCTACGTCGGGACATGGCTTTTTTCTCCTTCGACATGGGACCGGGTTGGTATGTGCCAGCTAATTAAAGAAAAAAATTAATATACCGACCCTCTCTATCAAAGCTGGAAGCACCCACTGAGGACCCACCCAATACAACAACGATCGACTGGTGCATGGCGTGGCAATTTTTCACATGAATGATGAACATGGAGTTGGTACAAAAAATGGAGTTGACACGGAACATGAGCATCTTTTGTGAGAGAACacttttcttgttttttttttgttttttttttgcggTGCGTTGCTCTTACGCTTGTTGAAGGAGGAACGGATCTTTgactttttctctttttgatcttcttgccttttttttgtatcttgttctttttctatGGTTCCCTCTGCCCTCTCTGTTTTGTTCTGCCTTGccctttttgttcttcttaTGTTGTTTCTTCTATGTTTTGACGGCCATTCACATGGCTCgggatggaggagggacTTGTCCAGATGCTTCTTGTTCACAGGGAGATAGGATGTCTCTCTTCAGGTTCTGAGATAGTGAATGAGCTACTTAACTGGCTGCCGCTGACGAAGGAATGGGTGTGTTCCTTGGGACTCGATTGACCATGATGTCTTGATTGGGACCCTATCTTGATACATCTGTCCGATTGACTGCTGGCTTGGCCGGGACTTAGGTTAACAACCGAAccttttgttcttctttttaAATTGTGCTTCTCCTCGTAGGTTGTGGTCTTCCTAATAGATTGTAAATGCATTGGGTACTGGAACTCCATGCA
Encoded here:
- a CDS encoding uncharacterized protein (ID:PFLUO_008786-T1.cds;~source:funannotate) encodes the protein MSTSKRPTYFCTRPTGTLTPLIAMDDLPDHVHIRGVPRTITVAETHGMTSCGVSTARNEAWIIEDLNVLADRTYITQESLIELQRLLNIMITDPNTTPNLRAAAQSFIYRGIDPTIPIEGASNGNNMVVALSNAPVAQSNDANGGNGSSSATGSASGNGKHHNSKKEYCSYWIRHGECDYQQQGCLYKHEMPTDLAMLERLGLRDIPRWYREKFNVHSLLGQGGPRAPNQTNEQQGNVKAIEYNPQNAPQSPPQTTSQIITGDIVARAVTSVQKITNPQPALGAGMMQVSTAPPIAPVAPVVPAAPIDSNQHHAPLYVHTGQHAVSGPAFASSSTAGPSQAYPDVSYPDVDHLAQFDLLTDLDDELHATTYDHGPGHSNYGGYPGGANASNTRFFNNDDHYTPTVSQPKHWEKRNWRGRGRRLWDNETNSSNGGVQIKDTRPVDPFRSRPYYYRHRKVGASTDGAQSVGSPEPLEHLSSPISELVADSEPLDQNEVLHHWGLIGSRRQHLKHDSNATVKPGSSGYCFMDGSTGSN